In Plantibacter sp. PA-3-X8, one DNA window encodes the following:
- a CDS encoding DUF4190 domain-containing protein: MSTPDGSKPQPSAPQQAYSQQSVPPQPYPQQQLQPQQYGVQPYAQQAPYPQQQPYPPQYGMQPYAQPYAPVYPAPYPYPASPPKGLSISSMVIGLVSLFFGFTFVLPVVGFVLGLMGLRREPAGRAMAITGVVLNGLFLLGWAALVLLWVFVMGGLLAGVGSAASTGIAA; encoded by the coding sequence ATGAGCACACCGGACGGATCCAAGCCGCAGCCCTCTGCGCCGCAGCAGGCGTACTCGCAGCAGTCGGTTCCGCCGCAGCCGTACCCGCAACAGCAGCTCCAGCCGCAGCAGTACGGGGTGCAGCCGTACGCCCAGCAGGCGCCCTACCCGCAGCAGCAGCCCTACCCGCCGCAGTACGGCATGCAGCCGTACGCGCAGCCGTATGCGCCCGTGTACCCCGCGCCGTACCCGTACCCGGCGTCGCCGCCGAAGGGTCTCAGTATCTCCAGCATGGTCATCGGCCTGGTGTCGCTGTTCTTCGGGTTCACCTTCGTGCTCCCGGTCGTCGGATTCGTCCTCGGCCTCATGGGGCTCCGCCGCGAGCCCGCCGGTCGCGCGATGGCCATCACGGGCGTCGTGCTCAACGGGCTGTTCCTGCTCGGCTGGGCGGCGCTCGTGCTGCTCTGGGTGTTCGTCATGGGTGGCCTGCTCGCCGGCGTCGGCAGCGCGGCCTCCACCGGCATCGCCGCCTAG
- a CDS encoding endonuclease/exonuclease/phosphatase family protein — MKVISYNLRKNKASGELVALTEEFGPDVLALQEADTLQLPAELGGLHLADSTHRNRLGLAIYYRRDRFTAESTQTFALKKSLHDMVLAPAHERLIGTRLTDVEAGRELIVASFHAAPLTALNSLRRHQIKAAHEQLHAMGDVPTLMVGDYNYPLFQKGLGTKMQESGYDLSLSDRSTYTRYKMFRGHFDFATSVGLKIDRVQTLRRGISDHLPILVDASYGFAVPEDDDAPESAAR, encoded by the coding sequence ATGAAGGTCATCAGCTACAACCTCCGCAAGAACAAGGCCAGCGGCGAGCTCGTCGCACTCACCGAAGAGTTCGGCCCGGACGTCCTCGCGTTGCAGGAGGCCGACACCCTGCAGCTGCCCGCCGAGCTCGGCGGCCTGCACCTCGCCGACAGCACCCACCGCAACCGGCTCGGCCTCGCGATCTACTACCGCCGCGACCGGTTCACCGCCGAGTCGACGCAGACGTTCGCGCTGAAGAAGTCGCTGCACGACATGGTGCTCGCGCCGGCGCACGAGCGCCTCATCGGCACCCGCCTCACCGACGTCGAGGCCGGGCGCGAACTCATCGTCGCCTCGTTCCACGCGGCCCCGCTCACCGCGCTCAACTCACTGCGTCGGCACCAGATCAAGGCCGCGCACGAGCAGCTGCACGCGATGGGCGACGTCCCGACGCTCATGGTCGGCGACTACAACTACCCGCTCTTCCAGAAGGGCCTCGGCACCAAGATGCAGGAGAGCGGCTACGACCTGAGCCTCAGCGATCGCAGCACCTACACCCGCTACAAGATGTTCCGTGGGCACTTCGACTTCGCGACGTCCGTGGGCCTCAAGATCGACCGGGTGCAGACGCTCCGCCGCGGCATCTCGGACCACCTGCCGATCCTCGTGGACGCGAGCTACGGCTTCGCCGTGCCCGAGGACGACGACGCGCCGGAGTCCGCCGCCCGCTGA
- a CDS encoding YdcF family protein, with protein MIMLFPAAVFAVLYVTSRRRDARRLRNGVFLVSAIACGLVALLSEASRTTPFTVLLAAFGTVLLVGVLGVLLIGNGITMLRLEGRSLGNLLSLFAGVAILVLPVLAVLLVLGAHPQSLPSWLTIVLVALGLLLGFACFYAAATFAAFGVYSLVYSRYRHTQTPDALVVLGSGLIHGEVPPLLRSRLDLALRIYRATAPGTTRPILIPSGGQGDDEPRPEGTAMAEYLVANGADPTDVLPETASTSTRENLLLSRDLQQSAGRNGETIVVTNNYHVLRAALLARSIGSDAQVIGSPTAAYYVPSAFLREYVAIMVEHRQLNALAIAGVAGLIALAVVWSLLPI; from the coding sequence ATGATCATGTTGTTCCCGGCCGCCGTCTTCGCGGTGCTCTACGTCACGAGCCGACGCCGCGACGCCCGCCGCCTGCGCAACGGGGTCTTCCTGGTCTCCGCGATCGCCTGCGGGCTGGTGGCGCTCCTCTCGGAGGCGTCCCGCACGACGCCGTTCACCGTGCTCCTCGCCGCGTTCGGCACGGTCCTGCTGGTGGGCGTGCTCGGGGTCCTCCTCATCGGCAACGGCATCACGATGCTCCGGCTCGAAGGACGCAGCCTGGGCAACCTGCTCTCGCTGTTCGCCGGGGTCGCGATCCTCGTCCTGCCCGTGCTGGCCGTGCTGCTGGTCCTCGGAGCGCACCCGCAGTCCCTGCCCTCCTGGCTGACGATCGTCCTCGTCGCGCTGGGTCTCCTGCTCGGGTTCGCGTGCTTCTACGCGGCGGCGACCTTCGCGGCCTTCGGCGTGTACTCACTCGTCTACAGCCGCTACCGTCACACCCAGACGCCCGACGCCCTCGTCGTCCTCGGTTCCGGCCTCATCCACGGCGAGGTCCCGCCGTTACTGCGCAGTCGCCTGGACCTGGCACTCCGCATCTACCGGGCGACAGCACCGGGGACGACTCGACCGATCCTGATCCCGTCCGGCGGCCAGGGCGACGACGAACCGCGCCCGGAGGGGACGGCCATGGCCGAGTACCTCGTCGCGAACGGCGCGGACCCGACGGACGTGCTCCCGGAGACCGCGTCCACGAGCACGCGCGAGAACCTGTTGCTCTCCCGGGACCTGCAGCAGTCGGCCGGACGGAACGGCGAGACGATCGTGGTGACGAACAATTACCACGTCCTCCGCGCGGCGCTCCTCGCACGTTCGATCGGGAGCGACGCACAGGTGATCGGCTCCCCGACGGCCGCCTACTACGTGCCGAGCGCGTTCCTCCGCGAGTACGTCGCCATCATGGTCGAGCACCGTCAGCTGAACGCGCTGGCGATCGCGGGCGTCGCGGGCCTGATCGCCCTCGCCGTGGTCTGGTCGCTCCTGCCGATCTGA
- a CDS encoding metal-dependent hydrolase — MSLPVTDTRVTYPSGALVSTGTVLHVEPAGDHLAVVLDETACHPVDAAWPDQPADTATITFGAGTSAVEVAVTDCVVAATDGTQLYLGANIPVKKGTEGWAFLVAHLVSAEATPSAVEGETARVEVDASTRHALSAGHTGCHLASLALNAALADAWRKEVVPDALGAPDFDALACESSRIAPNASTDRYRIGKSLRRKGFDPAALDDLDALGSRIRNTLDGWLDSGAAVRIDREGELLTDRRSWHCELPGGPAVIACGGTHVASLGEFSNIAVWLEREDVDGAVVLSMVSTVVPAG; from the coding sequence ATGAGCCTCCCCGTCACGGACACGCGCGTCACCTATCCCTCCGGAGCCCTCGTCTCGACGGGCACGGTGCTGCACGTCGAACCCGCCGGCGACCACCTCGCCGTCGTGCTCGACGAGACGGCCTGCCACCCGGTCGACGCCGCGTGGCCCGACCAGCCCGCCGACACGGCGACCATCACCTTCGGTGCGGGCACGAGTGCCGTGGAGGTCGCCGTGACGGACTGCGTCGTCGCCGCGACCGACGGCACTCAGTTGTACCTCGGCGCCAACATCCCCGTGAAGAAGGGCACCGAGGGGTGGGCCTTCCTCGTCGCCCACCTGGTCTCCGCCGAGGCGACCCCGAGCGCCGTCGAGGGCGAGACGGCCCGCGTCGAGGTGGACGCGTCCACCCGACACGCGCTCTCCGCCGGACACACCGGTTGCCACCTCGCATCACTCGCCCTGAACGCCGCGCTCGCCGACGCCTGGCGCAAGGAGGTCGTCCCCGACGCCCTCGGGGCTCCGGATTTCGACGCGCTCGCCTGCGAGTCGTCGCGGATCGCTCCGAACGCGTCGACCGACCGTTACCGCATCGGCAAGTCGCTTCGACGGAAGGGGTTCGACCCGGCCGCCCTCGACGACCTCGACGCGCTCGGGTCACGCATCCGGAACACGCTCGACGGCTGGTTGGACAGCGGCGCCGCCGTCCGGATCGATCGCGAGGGCGAGCTGCTCACGGATCGGCGCAGCTGGCACTGCGAGCTTCCGGGCGGCCCCGCGGTCATCGCCTGCGGCGGCACCCACGTGGCGTCATTGGGCGAGTTCTCGAACATCGCCGTCTGGCTGGAACGCGAAGACGTCGACGGCGCCGTGGTGCTGTCGATGGTCAGCACGGTCGTCCCGGCCGGCTGA
- a CDS encoding RNase H family protein → MTITAAADGSALGNPGPAGWAWYVDDDCWAAGGWPHGTNNMGELRAVLELFRATEHLDEDLHILCDSKYVIDSITKWMPGWKKKGWKKGDGKPVMNLELMQEIDAAIAGRRYRFEWVKGHVGHRLNEAADIRARTAAEAFQRKTPVPEGPGWTGAGAAETPSIPEADAEAEDAPETTEPELFADLEVEEERTAPVFDAEDDGALFSLDVEPTWHQLTLDLTSDEHERLVRRAREAGTSVQEFLRGLI, encoded by the coding sequence ATGACGATCACCGCTGCCGCAGACGGCTCCGCCCTCGGCAACCCCGGACCCGCCGGCTGGGCCTGGTATGTCGACGACGATTGCTGGGCAGCTGGGGGATGGCCGCACGGCACGAACAACATGGGCGAGCTGCGCGCCGTCCTCGAACTGTTCCGCGCCACCGAGCACCTCGACGAGGACCTCCACATCCTCTGCGACAGCAAATACGTCATCGACTCGATCACGAAGTGGATGCCGGGCTGGAAGAAGAAGGGTTGGAAGAAGGGCGACGGCAAGCCCGTCATGAACCTCGAGCTCATGCAGGAGATCGACGCCGCCATCGCCGGGCGGCGCTACCGGTTCGAGTGGGTGAAGGGTCACGTCGGTCACCGACTCAACGAGGCGGCCGACATCCGCGCCCGCACGGCGGCTGAGGCCTTCCAGCGCAAGACGCCGGTGCCGGAGGGACCCGGTTGGACCGGCGCCGGAGCTGCGGAGACCCCGTCGATCCCCGAGGCTGATGCCGAGGCTGAAGACGCTCCCGAGACGACCGAGCCGGAGCTGTTCGCCGACCTCGAGGTCGAGGAGGAACGCACCGCCCCCGTGTTCGACGCGGAGGACGACGGCGCGCTGTTCTCGCTCGACGTCGAACCGACGTGGCACCAGCTCACCCTCGATCTCACGTCCGACGAGCACGAGCGCCTGGTCCGTCGCGCCCGCGAGGCCGGCACGAGCGTCCAGGAGTTCCTCCGCGGCCTCATCTGA
- a CDS encoding putative RNA methyltransferase, whose protein sequence is MPILADVPQHDRLSLVAPDLACTICTATLELGDRVLRCPAGHSFDIARQGYASLVVGGRTPKTGDTQEMVAARAAFLEAEHYEPIADHVATTLPLARFLPDGSVDDDSAPLVVDIAGGTGYYLGRILDARPAWRGFGFDLSPLAARRAARAHGRAAAATADAWAPFPLQAASVDHLLSIFGPRNGPEMRRVLRPDGLLTVVTPRPGHLAELRDRLGMIGIAERKDARLDAQLDGFALRSRDTLDYAVELMPEEVRDEVRMGPSAHHLDDDVFEQAIADLPGYTTVTVAVTLSVFAPA, encoded by the coding sequence ATGCCGATCCTCGCTGACGTCCCGCAGCACGATCGGCTGAGCCTCGTCGCCCCCGATCTCGCGTGCACGATCTGCACCGCGACCCTCGAGCTCGGCGACCGCGTGCTCCGCTGCCCCGCCGGTCACAGCTTCGACATCGCCCGGCAGGGGTACGCCTCGCTCGTCGTCGGCGGTCGGACGCCGAAGACCGGCGACACGCAGGAGATGGTAGCGGCCCGCGCAGCGTTCCTCGAGGCCGAGCACTACGAGCCGATCGCCGACCACGTCGCCACGACCCTGCCGCTCGCGCGCTTCCTCCCGGACGGCTCGGTCGACGACGACAGCGCCCCGCTCGTCGTGGACATCGCCGGCGGGACCGGCTACTACCTGGGCCGGATCCTCGACGCCCGGCCGGCCTGGCGCGGGTTCGGGTTCGACCTGTCGCCGCTCGCCGCTCGTCGCGCCGCGCGCGCACACGGCCGGGCTGCAGCGGCGACCGCTGATGCCTGGGCGCCGTTCCCGCTGCAGGCGGCGTCGGTCGACCACCTGTTGAGCATCTTCGGCCCACGCAACGGTCCCGAGATGCGTCGGGTGCTCCGCCCGGACGGCCTGCTCACCGTCGTGACGCCGCGACCCGGTCACCTGGCCGAGCTGCGCGACCGTCTCGGCATGATCGGGATCGCCGAGCGCAAGGACGCCCGCCTCGACGCGCAGCTCGACGGCTTCGCGCTCCGCTCTCGCGACACGCTCGACTACGCGGTCGAACTCATGCCGGAGGAGGTGCGCGACGAGGTCCGCATGGGGCCGAGCGCCCACCACCTCGACGACGACGTCTTCGAGCAGGCGATCGCCGACCTGCCCGGCTACACGACGGTCACGGTCGCCGTCACGCTCAGCGTCTTCGCGCCCGCCTGA
- a CDS encoding sodium:proton antiporter, which yields MDPVALISWIVVFVVVTVIVSGLSGRAGVSAPVALVLVGGVASFIPAVPTVEIEPDLILYGLLPPLLFASAIRISLIDIRARNDGIILLSVGAVAFTVVSVGFASWLLIPSITLAAAFAFAAVIAPTDAVAVSAIAGRLGLPRRVLTILEGESLLNDATALVALNASILAITSVVNPVMIAGEFVIEVVAGVGVGLAVGWVLSEVRRRLRAPVLDTCLSLITPFLAFLLAQAIHGSGVLAVVTAGLLLGYRAPIVQSAEARIAESLNWRTIQFLLENAVFLFIGLNLAGILEGAIQTGPGLWPTVFISIGVLAALIVSRFVWEMTVTAIYRLGPRRLRERSWSWGNGIAVSAAGVRGVVTLAAVFLLPEDTPSREFLQFLAFVVVVGTLLSGLALPRIIRALHLPPPNHSQERVEQLMLMAEVQTAGLDRLDELTTEADEEQVLNRLRTNASFVANALEQYTGDGSELRTVAFARLRRQMIAAEREALLSARAEGRYQEPAVAAVLAAIDAEEATLKAMTPKPPRS from the coding sequence ATGGATCCCGTCGCGCTCATCTCGTGGATCGTCGTGTTCGTCGTCGTCACCGTCATCGTCTCCGGCCTGTCCGGCCGAGCGGGCGTCTCCGCCCCGGTGGCCCTGGTGCTCGTCGGCGGCGTCGCGTCGTTCATCCCCGCCGTCCCGACCGTCGAGATCGAACCCGACCTGATCCTCTACGGACTATTGCCGCCGCTGCTCTTCGCGTCGGCGATCCGGATCTCCCTCATCGACATCCGTGCCCGTAACGACGGCATCATCCTGCTCTCGGTGGGGGCGGTCGCGTTCACCGTCGTGTCGGTCGGGTTCGCCAGCTGGCTCCTCATCCCGTCGATCACCCTCGCGGCGGCGTTCGCGTTCGCAGCGGTCATCGCTCCGACCGACGCCGTCGCCGTGAGCGCGATCGCCGGACGACTCGGGCTCCCGCGCCGCGTACTGACGATCCTCGAGGGCGAGAGCCTGCTCAACGACGCCACCGCACTCGTGGCACTCAACGCCTCGATCCTCGCCATCACGAGCGTCGTCAACCCGGTCATGATCGCCGGCGAGTTCGTCATCGAGGTCGTCGCCGGCGTCGGCGTCGGTCTCGCGGTCGGCTGGGTGCTCTCCGAGGTCCGCCGACGCCTGCGCGCCCCAGTCCTCGACACCTGCCTGTCCCTCATCACCCCGTTCCTGGCGTTCCTCCTGGCGCAGGCGATCCACGGTTCGGGTGTGCTCGCGGTCGTCACCGCCGGGCTACTGCTCGGCTACCGGGCGCCCATCGTGCAGTCGGCCGAGGCGCGCATCGCCGAGTCGCTCAACTGGCGCACCATCCAGTTCCTCCTCGAGAACGCCGTCTTCCTGTTCATCGGGCTCAACCTGGCCGGCATCCTCGAGGGCGCGATCCAGACCGGTCCTGGGCTCTGGCCGACCGTGTTCATCAGCATCGGGGTCCTCGCGGCGCTCATCGTCTCGCGGTTCGTGTGGGAGATGACGGTCACGGCGATCTACCGGCTCGGGCCGAGACGGCTCCGTGAGCGGAGCTGGTCGTGGGGCAACGGGATAGCCGTCTCCGCAGCGGGCGTCCGTGGCGTGGTGACCCTGGCGGCCGTGTTCCTGCTGCCCGAGGACACCCCGTCGCGCGAGTTCCTGCAGTTCCTGGCGTTCGTCGTCGTGGTCGGCACGCTCCTCTCGGGGCTCGCGCTCCCCCGGATCATCCGCGCACTGCACCTCCCGCCGCCGAACCACAGCCAGGAGCGCGTCGAACAACTGATGCTCATGGCGGAGGTCCAGACGGCCGGCCTGGACCGCCTCGACGAACTGACGACCGAGGCGGACGAGGAACAGGTGCTCAACCGTCTGCGGACCAATGCGAGCTTCGTGGCCAACGCCCTCGAGCAGTACACGGGTGACGGCTCGGAACTCCGCACGGTCGCGTTCGCCCGGCTCCGCCGCCAGATGATCGCGGCGGAACGCGAGGCGCTCCTCTCGGCGCGCGCCGAGGGTCGCTACCAGGAACCGGCGGTCGCCGCGGTCCTGGCGGCGATCGACGCCGAGGAGGCGACACTCAAGGCGATGACGCCGAAGCCGCCGCGGTCATAG
- a CDS encoding UvrD-helicase domain-containing protein, translating into MQNDAIAEEQDHLDRLHDVIRSQSDLEERRSELALRAFDGDDDSSFSERDALVAHHRQRMVELRSSSYGLLFGLLERETDERHHIGRIGLRDPESGDQLLLDWRAPASRPFYTATPLRPEGLRLRRRIGTAGRRVTEVHDEVLDTTMLSDDEPSGIGESGALLAALGRARTKHMADIVDTIQAEQDAIIRAPLPGTLLVQGGPGTGKTAVALHRAAYLLYEHRERLMRSVVLIVGPNSTFLDYISRVLPSLGETAVVLVTPATLVPGLDAHAEDSLEAAELKGRLRMADVVARAVRERQVPLDEPVTIRIAGDGPLRVTPGVLRRIKAGIERSGTPHNEAKLRFDRAVLTHLIGLEAKRDGFEPRTGEDADERRQELSEEPEVEELLDTMWPILEPAEIIDRLFTDPELLARVAPDHTEEERRLLLREPVAGTDGAGETDWAARLTPGDIALVDEAAELIGEDQRPELERQRRAAYERRHDVEYARSVLEMIGDISIDDEAQDDDYLRSAQDLADRQTVEDDRSPAERAASDRTWVYGHVIIDEAQELTPMLLRAVLRRGPNRSMTLVGDINQQSTSATRSSWQELLGPQLPRWTEELLTVNYRTPEQIMALADPVRLELDPDSPAPVSIRRGEEEPVLLTVEPAALAPTAARAAVDAITAHAGIAGVIAPRALLAEIDTLLADAGADRARVWTGTARESKGLEFDSVVLVQPDALGGTGHAALSLRYVALTRATQRLTVVDSSS; encoded by the coding sequence GTGCAGAACGACGCGATCGCCGAGGAACAGGACCATCTCGATCGGCTGCACGACGTGATCCGGTCGCAGTCGGACCTCGAGGAACGACGCTCCGAACTCGCCCTCCGCGCCTTCGACGGCGACGACGACTCGAGCTTCTCGGAACGCGACGCCCTGGTCGCCCACCACCGCCAGCGGATGGTCGAGCTTCGTTCGTCCAGCTACGGACTCCTCTTCGGCCTCCTCGAACGCGAGACCGACGAACGGCACCACATCGGGCGCATCGGCCTGCGCGACCCGGAGAGCGGCGACCAGCTCCTGTTGGACTGGCGCGCACCGGCCTCGCGCCCGTTCTACACTGCGACGCCACTCCGACCCGAAGGCCTCCGCCTACGCCGCCGCATCGGCACGGCCGGTCGCCGCGTCACGGAGGTGCACGACGAGGTCCTCGACACGACCATGCTCAGCGACGACGAGCCGAGCGGCATCGGCGAGTCCGGTGCGTTGCTGGCGGCCCTCGGTCGCGCCCGGACCAAGCACATGGCGGACATCGTCGACACCATCCAGGCCGAGCAGGATGCGATCATCCGCGCGCCCCTCCCCGGCACGCTCCTCGTCCAGGGCGGTCCGGGCACCGGGAAGACCGCCGTCGCGCTCCACCGCGCCGCGTACCTCCTGTACGAGCACCGCGAGCGGCTCATGCGCAGTGTCGTGCTCATCGTCGGGCCGAACTCGACCTTCCTCGACTACATCAGCCGCGTGCTGCCGTCGCTCGGCGAGACCGCCGTCGTCCTCGTGACGCCCGCGACCCTCGTGCCCGGACTCGACGCACACGCGGAGGACTCGCTCGAGGCCGCCGAACTCAAGGGTCGACTGCGGATGGCCGACGTCGTCGCCCGGGCCGTCCGCGAGCGCCAGGTGCCGCTCGACGAGCCGGTCACGATCCGCATCGCCGGTGACGGCCCGCTCCGCGTCACGCCGGGCGTCCTGCGCCGGATCAAGGCCGGCATCGAGCGCTCGGGCACGCCGCACAACGAGGCGAAGCTGCGGTTCGACCGCGCCGTGCTGACGCACCTCATCGGGCTCGAGGCGAAGCGCGACGGCTTCGAGCCCCGCACGGGCGAGGATGCCGACGAGCGTCGACAGGAGCTGAGCGAGGAGCCCGAGGTCGAGGAGCTGCTCGACACGATGTGGCCGATCCTCGAGCCGGCCGAGATCATCGACCGCCTCTTCACCGATCCAGAGCTGCTCGCTCGCGTCGCGCCAGACCACACCGAGGAGGAGCGTCGCCTCCTGCTCCGCGAACCCGTCGCCGGAACGGACGGCGCAGGTGAGACCGACTGGGCGGCCCGGCTCACGCCCGGCGACATCGCCCTCGTCGACGAGGCCGCCGAGCTCATCGGCGAGGACCAGCGTCCCGAGCTGGAACGCCAGCGCCGCGCCGCCTACGAGCGCCGGCACGACGTCGAGTACGCGCGCAGTGTGCTCGAGATGATCGGTGACATCAGCATCGACGACGAGGCCCAGGACGACGACTACCTCCGTTCCGCCCAGGACCTCGCCGACCGCCAGACCGTGGAGGACGACCGCAGCCCCGCGGAACGCGCCGCGAGCGACCGCACCTGGGTCTACGGGCACGTCATCATCGACGAGGCGCAGGAGCTCACCCCCATGCTGCTGCGGGCCGTCCTGCGACGCGGTCCCAACCGCTCGATGACGCTCGTCGGCGACATCAACCAGCAGAGCACCTCCGCCACCCGCTCCAGCTGGCAGGAGCTGCTCGGCCCCCAGCTCCCGCGCTGGACCGAGGAGCTGCTCACCGTCAACTACCGGACGCCCGAGCAGATCATGGCGCTCGCCGATCCCGTCAGGCTCGAACTCGACCCGGACTCCCCGGCGCCCGTGTCGATCCGACGCGGCGAGGAGGAGCCCGTGCTGCTCACGGTCGAACCCGCCGCGCTGGCCCCGACGGCTGCCCGCGCCGCCGTCGACGCGATCACCGCACACGCCGGTATCGCGGGCGTCATCGCACCCCGCGCGCTCCTGGCGGAGATCGACACCCTCCTCGCCGACGCCGGAGCCGATCGCGCGCGGGTGTGGACCGGCACCGCGCGTGAGAGCAAGGGCCTCGAGTTCGACAGCGTCGTCCTCGTGCAGCCCGACGCGCTGGGCGGGACAGGACACGCGGCCCTGTCGCTCCGGTACGTCGCGCTCACCCGTGCCACCCAACGGCTCACGGTCGTCGACTCGTCGAGCTGA
- a CDS encoding LCP family protein, which yields MPPHSTDIDEPAGDAAARRAAARGPRPKKLATIARHGRLKRSNPIATALKIVASTLAVALVSGGIVAGIALWDVAATVKPGVALVDSQGEAVTDLPAIGAYPGGVNLLIVGSDSRAGQDPVFGDAEEETGNLNDVTMLVHISEDHSNATVVSFPRDMFVPIPSCPDPSGGSFDSMSRQKINTSLSYGGLACTALTVSQLTGLEIPFAAEVQFSGVMAMSTALGGVTVCVADPIEDEYTNTFLSAGEHTLEGYEALQFLRTRHGVGDGSDLSRISNQQVFLSAMMQQVKSAETLTNPGILYSLAKAAAKNMQLSDSLTSLDTMIAIAMTLREVDLANIAFVQYPNAAVEGGVEPIDDAAAALFEALGNDQPIQLSGATGAGAVANPTDPTAVEPAEGADAGGDPAATAPPADATDPSAGGAVVLPSSVTGQTADQRTCSRGRTLDNQ from the coding sequence ATGCCCCCGCATTCGACCGACATCGACGAGCCCGCCGGCGACGCCGCGGCACGCCGAGCGGCAGCTCGTGGGCCCCGCCCGAAGAAGCTCGCGACCATCGCCCGCCACGGACGACTCAAGCGGTCGAACCCGATCGCGACCGCCCTGAAGATCGTCGCCTCGACGCTCGCGGTCGCACTGGTCAGCGGTGGCATCGTCGCCGGCATCGCCCTCTGGGACGTCGCCGCGACCGTGAAACCCGGCGTCGCGCTCGTCGACTCGCAGGGTGAGGCGGTCACCGATCTGCCCGCGATCGGAGCGTATCCCGGTGGCGTCAACCTCCTGATCGTCGGCAGCGACTCGCGCGCCGGTCAGGATCCCGTCTTCGGTGATGCCGAGGAGGAGACGGGCAACCTCAACGACGTCACGATGCTCGTGCACATCTCCGAAGACCACAGCAACGCGACGGTCGTCAGCTTCCCTCGCGACATGTTCGTCCCGATCCCGTCCTGCCCCGACCCGTCCGGCGGCTCGTTCGACTCGATGAGCCGGCAGAAGATCAACACCTCGCTCAGCTACGGCGGACTCGCCTGCACGGCGCTGACGGTGTCGCAGCTCACCGGCCTCGAGATCCCGTTCGCCGCCGAGGTCCAGTTCAGTGGCGTGATGGCCATGTCGACCGCGCTCGGTGGGGTGACGGTGTGTGTCGCCGACCCGATCGAGGACGAGTACACGAACACCTTCCTCTCGGCGGGCGAGCACACGCTCGAGGGGTACGAGGCACTGCAGTTCCTCCGCACCAGGCACGGTGTCGGCGACGGCAGCGACCTCAGTCGCATCAGCAACCAGCAGGTGTTCCTGTCGGCGATGATGCAGCAGGTGAAGAGCGCCGAGACGCTGACCAACCCTGGAATCCTCTACTCCCTGGCCAAAGCGGCGGCGAAGAACATGCAGCTGTCCGACAGCCTGACGAGCCTCGACACGATGATCGCGATCGCCATGACGTTGCGTGAGGTCGACCTCGCGAACATCGCGTTCGTGCAGTATCCGAACGCCGCCGTGGAGGGTGGCGTCGAGCCGATCGACGATGCGGCGGCCGCGCTCTTCGAGGCGCTCGGCAACGACCAGCCCATCCAGCTCTCGGGCGCGACCGGCGCGGGTGCGGTGGCGAACCCGACCGACCCGACCGCGGTCGAGCCCGCCGAGGGTGCGGATGCCGGTGGCGATCCTGCGGCGACGGCCCCGCCTGCCGATGCGACCGACCCCTCCGCCGGTGGTGCAGTGGTCCTTCCGTCGTCCGTGACGGGCCAGACCGCCGACCAGCGCACCTGCTCCCGCGGTCGTACCCTCGACAACCAGTAG
- a CDS encoding DUF2795 domain-containing protein, with protein sequence MDARPYPDTAEPPETAACTDLKTLLRTVDFPISRRELQSIAVRSGLDRGTLAALNTLTEEHYAGSFGILRELRHHGELRRSA encoded by the coding sequence ATGGATGCCAGACCTTACCCCGACACAGCGGAGCCGCCAGAAACAGCGGCCTGCACCGACTTGAAGACCCTCCTCAGGACCGTGGACTTCCCGATCTCACGCCGCGAACTGCAGTCGATCGCCGTCCGTTCCGGACTCGACCGCGGGACGCTCGCCGCGCTCAACACGCTCACCGAAGAGCACTACGCCGGCTCGTTCGGCATCCTCCGCGAACTCCGCCACCACGGCGAGCTCCGTCGCTCCGCCTGA